A window from Culex pipiens pallens isolate TS chromosome 3, TS_CPP_V2, whole genome shotgun sequence encodes these proteins:
- the LOC120428112 gene encoding ATP-dependent RNA helicase ddx46-like — protein MEREYDQQVQQHDGQYRDGRNDGSRYSSDRMANNNNKNKLLNQRSSKEKDRRGSDCKVTTSLQFKNQTRNKTNQRRWFADGWSGRCCRRSGRAQQQCRSAVRKCPEQQDEQRNCFTSRWSSGANVGPATGSAAFEPAQMIPQQPPPHLPQQQAPIQQAQPQPQQIQQQQLHQQQSPYNDHHDSYGDSKKPCSRTIRLRTPPSSRSRLENGHS, from the coding sequence ATGGAGAGGGAGTACGATCAACAGGTGCAGCAGCACGATGGTCAGTATCGGGATGGTCGTAACGACGGAAGTCGGTACAGCTCGGACAGGATGGCGAACAATAATAACAAGAACAAGCTGTTGAACCAGAGGAGTAGCAAGGAGAAGGATCGTAGAGGTAGTGACTGCAAGGTGACCACGTCGCTGCAGTTCAAGAACCAGACCAGGAACAAGACCAACCAACGAAGGTGGTTTGCCGATGGTTGGTCCGGGAGGTGTTGCCGGAGGTCAGGTCGTGCACAGCAACAGTGCAGGAGCGCTGTCCGGAAGTGTCCAGAGCAACAAGATGAACAACGCAATTGTTTTACCAGTAGGTGGAGTTCCGGAGCGAATGTTGGACCAGCGACCGGTTCAGCAGCGTTCGAACCAGCTCAGATGATTCCGCAGCAGCCTCCGCCGCATCTTCCCCAACAGCAGGCCCCGATCCAGCAGGCTCAACCGCAGCCGCAGCAGATCCAACAGCAGCAGCTCCATCAACAGCAATCGCCCTACAACGATCACCACGATTCGTACGGGGATTCGAAGAAGCCATGTTCCCGTACAATCCGCCTGCGAACGCCACCATCCAGTCGGTCGAGATTGGAAAACGGACATTCCTAA